The DNA sequence CCCCTGCGGTGCTTCGAATTTTTGCCGTAATGGTCACGATCATACTCATGCTCATGTTCACGATCATGTTGTTTGTCTTCATGCTCATAATTTCCGTATTCATTCACATATCCAGGTCTGCGTTCCTGCGTACTGCTCTCGGATTGAGATTTTTCGATAATTTTGTCCAATTCGCCGCGATCGAGCCAGATCCCGCGGCACTGCGGGCAGTAATCAATTTCTACTCCTTTGCGTTCCGTCATCTGCAAATTCACATGACACACCGGACAATCCATGAACAACACCTCCACAAGAATTTATTTATAGGATAAGCTTATATGCTTAATATTTGTTTAGAAATTCTGTTCCGTATTGATTGACAAATATATTTTGATATTGCAAATCTTGCTCCGTCCTGCGTAATTTTTGTTCAGCAGGATATCCAAGCCCAATCATACATTCCACTTTTAAGCCCCGAGGTATGTTCAGCACTTCCTGGATATATTCTTCCGTGGTCTTTCCCTCGGACTGATTTCTGTTTCTGACCTGAACCCAGCAGGAGCCTAGTCCCA is a window from the Dehalobacter sp. DCA genome containing:
- a CDS encoding TFIIB-type zinc ribbon-containing protein, with the protein product MDCPVCHVNLQMTERKGVEIDYCPQCRGIWLDRGELDKIIEKSQSESSTQERRPGYVNEYGNYEHEDKQHDREHEHEYDRDHYGKNSKHRRGSFLSDLFDFGGD